The sequence GCGACACGCGCCTGAAGATCATGCGGCTGTGCGCCCTGATCACGCTGCTGGCCACCCTCGTCATCCCGTTTGTGGCCGGCACGCCCTGGCTGGCCGCGCCGGTGGCGTTTCTCTGGGGCGGGGCCGGCGGCAGCCTCTACACGCTGGCCATGATCGACATCGGCTCGCGCGAAGAAGGCATCACGCTGGTCAACAGCACCGCCGTGCTGGTCTTGTCGTACACGCTGGGTGGTGTGCTGGCGCCCGCACTCGGCGCCGCCGCGCTGCAGTGGGCGCCCACGGTGGGCTTCCCGGTGTTGCTGGTGGGGGTGGCCGGCCTGGGTTGGTGGTTGTTGAGACGCGCCGCAACGTCCCCATCTCCGGGAACCCCACCGGGTTAAGCTGCTCCCAAGGGTGCACGCCGCCCCCCTGCCACAAGCCCCGCGAAAGGACTCCCCATGGCCCTCCCCTGGCTGCTCGCCCTCAAAGTGATTCCCTGGGGCGACGTGATCGAACACGCGCCCAAGGTGCTCAACGCCGCCCGCAAGCTGATGGACCGGCAGAAGTCGCCCGAGGCCGCGCCCGCCAACGCCACGCCCATGGACCTGGTGGCGGACACACCACCCAGCCTGGGTGAGCTGCGCAACCGCCTGATCGAAGCGCGCCAGCTGATCGACCAGCAGGCACAAACGCAGAACCAGATGGCGCAGACCCTGGCTGAGTTGGCCGAGCAGAACGCGCGGCTCGTGGCGGCCGTGGAGTTGCTGCGTGTGCGCACGCGCGTGTTGATGGTCTTCATCGCCGCGCTGGCCATCGGCGCGATCGTGCTGTTCGTGCGCTGATCAGTCCCGTTCGCTCTTCAGTTGGGCGTCGCACCCCACACCGGCGGCAATCCAGCGCCCCGCCAGCTTCTGCAACACCGGCGCCGCCCAGCGCCAGCGCGGGCCCAGCACACCCGCCGCATCGGTGATGGCGCCGCAGCGGTAAACCGCCTGCACCGCGTCCCATCGCAAGGCATCACACGCCCCGCTGCGCTTGCGCGAGATCACCTGCCCCAGCGGGCACGGCTCGGCCAGACAGCACACCCCGCAACCGTTGCACGGCGCGCCCAGCGCGGGCTGCGGCGGGGCGGACGGGTGGATGTGGATGACCTGGTGCTGCACGGCGCGAGCGTAACGCAGGTGTCACCTGTGTGAGGGTCGCCGCTTGCACGGCACTGCCCTGCGGGTCTATGGTCATCGCTCAACAACACACAGGAGACAACATGGCCATCGATCCGCGTTTCTCGGTTCTCGTTTCGGGATACACCTTCCTGGAGAGCCCCCGCTGGCACAACAACCGCCTCTGGCTGTCGGACTTCTACACGCACCAGGTCGTTCGCGTGGACCTGCAGGGCCAGGTGGAGAATGTCGCCGATGTGCCTGGACAGCCTTCAGGCATGGGCTGGTTGCCCGACGGGCGCTTGCTGGTGGTGTCCATGCGCGATCGAAGGATCCTGCGGCAGGAGGCCGACGGCCGACTCGTCACCCACACCGACCTGTCTTCTGTGGCGGGGGGCCACGCCAACGACATGGTGGTTGACTCGCACGGTCGCGCATACGTCGGCAACTTCGGCTTCGACCTCATGGGTGGCGGCACACCGCAAGCGGCCACGCTGGCACGGGTGGACCCCGATGGTTCGGTGCGTGTCGTGGCGAACGATCTGTACTTTCCCAACGGCAGCATGATCACGCCCGATGAAAAGACACTCATTGTTGGCGAGACCATGGGCAACCGCATCTCGGCCTTCGACATTCAGGCCGACGGGGCCCTGGGTCCGCGCCGAGACTGGGCTTCGTTCGGCCCCTTGCCGACACTG is a genomic window of Hydrogenophaga sp. RAC07 containing:
- a CDS encoding SMP-30/gluconolactonase/LRE family protein; the encoded protein is MAIDPRFSVLVSGYTFLESPRWHNNRLWLSDFYTHQVVRVDLQGQVENVADVPGQPSGMGWLPDGRLLVVSMRDRRILRQEADGRLVTHTDLSSVAGGHANDMVVDSHGRAYVGNFGFDLMGGGTPQAATLARVDPDGSVRVVANDLYFPNGSMITPDEKTLIVGETMGNRISAFDIQADGALGPRRDWASFGPLPTLTDIGTVLGSLKAAPDGATLDAEGAVWFADAIANRVVRMAPGGEILESISTGALGAFACTLGGPDGRTLFICVAPDFNEHARQQAREASVWTTEVSVPGAGRP